TGCTCCAGGGCTGCTTTCGCCTCCTCCAGACTTGCCTTCTGCTGCTCCAGTGTCGCTTTTTCCTGCTCCAGACCCGATTTGTCTACCTCCAGGGCATTTTTGCGCGCCAGCAGGTCTTCGTACTTTTTCTTCGACACCACGCAGGACGATAGCGCCATGCTACCAGCCAGCAGGTATACGGAGACTCTCAGTAGATTCTTCTTCATATATAAATCAGCTAAATTTAATTCATGGGTGATGAACAAATATAACCAATATATGATATACAGCGAGCGCGGCAGCCAATAATTTCTGACTGGTTAAAAACCGCTTTACCTGATACTGCCTAAGGCTGCCTATGGAAAAGCGGCAGATCGGTGTGGGCGGGGCCTGTGGTTTCCTGTTGCTGCGCCGCCTCCCAGCCAATCATGGCCATCTTGCGCTCGCTGCCCCAGCGGTACTCACCAATGCCGCCCACGCTCTTGATAACCCGGTGGCAGGGGATGAGGAATGCTACCGGGTTGCTGCCGATGGCCGTGCCCACCGCCCGGCTGGCTTGCTGATGCCCGATGCTACCGGCCAGGGAGGCGTAGGAGGAAAGTTGCCCTTCCGGAATGCGGAGCAGGGCCTCCCACACTTTCAGCTGGAAGGGCGTGCCCCGGAGGTGCAGCGGCAGCTTTGGCGATAGGGGAGTGAGCCGGTTCTGGAAAAACTGCTGCACCTGCCGGTGAAGCTCGTTCTGTCGCGCTACGAGGTTCGCCTGTGGCCACAGGTGCCGCAACTCCTGCAGCGCCTGCTGCTCGCTTTGGTAAAAGTGCAGGTGGCAGATACCTTGTGGGGTGGAGGCCACCATATAACTTCCGAACTGGCAATTGCCGGTGCTGTAATTCAGATGCAGGTGCGCGCCCTGTTTTTTATAGTCGCCGGGCGTGATGCCCTCAATCTGCAGGAAAAGGTCGTGGAGGCGGCTCGAGCCTGACAGGCCGCTGCTGTCTGCCGCTTCTGAGAGGGAGGCGGACTGCGCGAGGGTGGCTTTGGCGTGGCGCAGTGTGAGGTACTGCAGAAACTTTTTGGGGCTGACACCGGCCCACTCCGTGAACACCCGCTGAAAATGGAACGGGCTCATGCAGACATGCGCGGCTATCGCCTTCAGGTCGGGCTGCTGCAGGGCATTCGCCCGGATGTAGCGCAGGGCTTCGGCAACTGTTTCATAATGGTTCATGCGGTGAAGTACCGAAAAGAGAGCCTGACTTTCAACCCGAATCTTGCTGATTTTGTGTAGACAAGAAAAGAGCCCCTGCATTAGTAACAGGCGAGGTGGTGTTTATATCAATTTTAAAAATACTGTCACCTGTGAACCGATGTGTTCGATCCCCTGCCTAACACACCGCGACACTTCTGATTTGGATTCTGCTCTATTAGAAACGCTTTTATAAGTCTTACGTATATTTATAATATTTATAACTAAAGTCATATTATATACTTTCAATTGTTCTGAACCGTGAGAAATAGTAATGGCACAGAGGGTTATTAAACCACAAAGATTATCACATGAAAAGAGCTTTTATCATGTTTTCCGCTTTGCTCTTCCTGCTCGGGTGCGACAGCGACAGCGAGACAGTTGCTCCGTCACTTGAGACGCGGCTGAGTGGCTCCTGGACCAAAGGCACTATCAGGCTACAGTACTTTGACAAGTTTGGC
This window of the Pontibacter russatus genome carries:
- a CDS encoding methylated-DNA--[protein]-cysteine S-methyltransferase → MNHYETVAEALRYIRANALQQPDLKAIAAHVCMSPFHFQRVFTEWAGVSPKKFLQYLTLRHAKATLAQSASLSEAADSSGLSGSSRLHDLFLQIEGITPGDYKKQGAHLHLNYSTGNCQFGSYMVASTPQGICHLHFYQSEQQALQELRHLWPQANLVARQNELHRQVQQFFQNRLTPLSPKLPLHLRGTPFQLKVWEALLRIPEGQLSSYASLAGSIGHQQASRAVGTAIGSNPVAFLIPCHRVIKSVGGIGEYRWGSERKMAMIGWEAAQQQETTGPAHTDLPLFHRQP